One genomic segment of Plasmodium cynomolgi strain B DNA, chromosome 14, whole genome shotgun sequence includes these proteins:
- a CDS encoding hypothetical protein (putative), with translation MAKKNCYFLLFWILALLTTLLNVKGKVFHGSFNIRKNEKIHYLTKFSCSIGTCQFNIKMKLKDNIIAKLLHYYYKMSSKSSTDGEDHTDKLFHMDYDNAYHVLINNDLHGVSQRVTLMLDIEQNYVNQGEKCQALGNLRSVHRLNIPFHFKYSDLVNSKTYNIKTFMSNKYSISFNTIHSELKNNKVLQSEISSYASAMNEKDFNYEYVNISAKTTHRVHVWFLMFDDCYHSFIRNLKLNIKAKIAYWEYFLSAAKKKDISSLASAAWDQDIIDDAHSDGDDDSNDNSKFYKSYNFDKNTLLENPKRLLFFENNFTKGEIEDMSFFLKYYNFKNMKNFTNMYNNLYKNGFYEKVIDYIYENDGFKVEYEVNIFQTNNSHFSYELLYSPLLTFILTILYIFLILQYGSKILQNIMSKEHKHTMVVCVAFVILVQLISNSLLLIHLLVYSKNGIGIELFKISFNLLNFLAQIIMCTMLLSLSYGLTIFEASFDIFARIKVIFGVITFFHVVLVILDNTYIMESSSKFFDNDNITGYIILALRVLLAIVYHVNINNLFLVAKVPTIRNFLKKMYIYGLFYIFSFPIIFMVCYIFDTYWRQRFMLFGTAFLQYVSTYFITKMFLTNSEYFKVSDMSASDLPGATSSWFNQKIHTY, from the exons atggcgaaaaaaaattgctatttcctccttttctggATTCTTGCCTTGCTTACAACCCTCCTCAACGTGAAAGGCAAAGTGTTCCACGGAAGCTTCaatattagaaaaaatgaaaaaatacactaCTTGACAAAATTTAGCTGCAGCATAGGGACGTGCCAAttcaacataaaaatgaagcttAAGGATAACATCATTGCAAAGTTGCTTCATTACTACTACAAAATGAGCAGCAAATCATCCACTGATGGGGAAGACCATACGGATAAGTTGTTTCACATGGATTATGATAATGCATACCATGTATTGATAAACAATGACCTGCATGGCGTATCCCAGAGAGTAACGCTAATGCTGGAtattgaacaaaattatgtaaatcAAGGGGAGAAGTGTCAAGCGTTGGGAAATTTAAGAAGCGTCCACAGATTGAATATACCTTTTCACTTTAAATACTCAGATCTAGTTAACAGCAAAACGTACAACATAAAAACTTTTATGAGTAATAAATATTCCATATCATTCAATACAATTCACagtgaattaaaaaacaacaagGTGTTGCAATCGGAGATTTCTAGCTACGCTTCTGCTATGAATGAAAAGGATTTTAATTACGAATACGTAAACATTAGTGCCAAAACGACACATCGTGTTCACGTATGGTTTTTAATGTTTGACGATTGTTACCACAGTTTTATCCGTAATTTGAAGCTAAATATAAAGGCTAAAATAGCCTActgggaatattttttaagtgccgcaaagaagaaggacatTTCGAGCCTAGCGTCTGCCGCGTGGGATCAGGACATTATCGACGATGCCCATTCGGATGGTGACGACGATAGTAACGACAATTCCAAGTTCTACAAatcatacaattttgatAAGAATacccttttggaaaatccTAAGAGACTCCtctttttcgaaaataattttacaaaggGGGAGATAGAAGACATgtcttttttcctcaaatattacaactttaaaaatatgaagaattttacaaacatgtacaacaatttgtataaaaatggattCTACGAAAAAGTGATAGATTACATATACGAAAATGATGGGTTCAAGGTCGAATATGAAGTAAATATATTCCAGACAAAcaattcacatttttcgtACGAGCTGTTATACTCTCCCCTTctcacttttattttaactattctatatatctttttaattttacaatatGGAAGCAAAATCCTGCAGAACATCATGTCGAAAGAACACAAGCATACAATGGTCGTGTGTGTAGCTTTTGTAATTTTGGTACAGCTAATATCTAACTCTTTGCTACTTATCCATTTGTTGGTGTATTCAAAAAACGGAATTGGAATTGAGCTTTTTAAGATTTCTTTCAACCTGCTGAATTTTTTGGCTCAAATTATAATGTGCACCATGTTGCTTTCGCTAAGTTACGGCTTGACCATTTTCGAGGCCTCCTTCGACATTTTTGCCAGGATCAAGGTGATATTTGGCGTCATTACCTTTTTTCAC GTCGTCTTAGTCATCCTGGACAACACATACATCATGGAGTCGTCATCCAAATTCTTCGACAATGATAACATTACGGGATACATAATACTAGCCTTGAGAGTACTACTAGCCATTGTATACCACGTCAATAtaaacaatttatttttagttgCAAAGGTCCCTACcattcgtaattttttaaaaaagatgtacatatatggactgttttacatattttccttccctaTCATTTTTATGGTTTGCTACATTTTTGATACATATTGGAGACAGCGATTTATGTTGTTTGGGACGGCATTTTTGCAGTATGTTTCTACATACTTTATCACGAAAATGTTCTTAACTAATTCAGAGTACTTTAAAGTTTCAGATATGTCGGCAAGCGATCTCCCTGGAGCAACCTCCAGTTGGTTCAATCAGAAAATACACACGTAttga